The proteins below are encoded in one region of Mycobacterium botniense:
- a CDS encoding YbhB/YbcL family Raf kinase inhibitor-like protein has translation MIAPPDPYARLPKLPSFTLTSDSITDGQPLASPQISGIMGAGGQDVSPHLRWSGFPEETRSFAVTVYDPDAPTLSGFWHWAVANLPASVTELPEGVGDGRELPGGALTLVNDAGMRRYVGAAPPPGHGPHRYYVTVHAVGVEKLELNEDASPAYLGFQLFQHAIARAVIYGTYEQR, from the coding sequence ATGATCGCGCCGCCCGACCCCTACGCCAGACTGCCCAAGCTGCCGTCGTTCACCCTGACCTCCGACTCGATCACCGACGGTCAGCCCCTGGCCAGTCCGCAAATCAGCGGGATCATGGGCGCCGGAGGCCAAGATGTCAGCCCGCACCTGAGGTGGTCGGGATTTCCGGAGGAGACCCGCAGCTTCGCGGTCACCGTCTATGACCCTGATGCGCCGACCCTGTCCGGCTTCTGGCATTGGGCGGTCGCCAACCTGCCCGCATCGGTCACCGAGTTGCCCGAGGGGGTCGGCGACGGCCGTGAGCTGCCCGGCGGGGCACTGACACTGGTCAACGACGCGGGGATGCGACGCTATGTCGGTGCCGCGCCGCCACCGGGGCACGGTCCGCACCGCTACTACGTCACGGTGCATGCGGTGGGCGTCGAAAAGCTCGAGCTCAACGAGGACGCCAGCCCCGCGTATCTGGGATTTCAGCTGTTCCAGCATGCCATTGCGCGGGCAGTCATCTACGGGACGTACGAGCAGCGCTAG
- a CDS encoding quinone-dependent dihydroorotate dehydrogenase: protein MSDPAGHRFYGVLRRLLFMVPPEPVHTLVFAALRAATAAAPVRRLLRRLLAPRDPVLANTVFGVRFAGPLGLAAGFDKNGTGLDTWGALGFGYAEVGTVTPSPQPGNPRPRLFRLPADRALLNRMGFNNDGAGALAVRLARHRPDVPVGVNIGKSGTTPPAHAVDDYRTSARLLGPLASYLVVNVSSPNTPGLRDLQTADALRPILSAVLAETSTPVLVKIGPDLPDADIDDIADLAVELGLAGIVATNTTVSRAGLITPGIDRFGDGGVSGVPLAHRASEVLRRLYHRVGDRIVLVSVGGIDTADDAWERITAGASLLQGYTGFVYGGGLWAKHIHDDIARRLRMGGFASLAEAVGSAAHQN from the coding sequence GTGAGCGATCCTGCCGGGCACCGGTTCTACGGCGTGCTGCGCCGGCTGTTGTTCATGGTGCCGCCCGAACCCGTCCACACGCTGGTTTTCGCGGCGCTGCGCGCCGCCACCGCGGCAGCCCCGGTACGCCGGCTCCTGCGCCGGTTATTAGCGCCGCGGGATCCGGTGTTGGCCAACACGGTATTCGGGGTGCGCTTCGCCGGGCCGCTGGGGCTGGCGGCCGGCTTCGACAAGAACGGCACCGGGCTAGACACCTGGGGCGCACTGGGTTTCGGTTACGCCGAGGTGGGCACCGTCACCCCAAGCCCCCAGCCGGGCAATCCCCGGCCGCGACTGTTCCGGCTGCCCGCCGACCGTGCCCTGCTCAACCGGATGGGGTTCAACAACGACGGGGCGGGCGCCCTGGCGGTCCGCCTCGCCCGCCACCGCCCCGATGTGCCGGTCGGGGTGAACATCGGCAAGTCCGGCACCACCCCACCCGCACACGCCGTCGACGACTACCGGACCAGCGCCCGGCTGCTCGGCCCGCTGGCGAGCTATCTGGTGGTCAACGTCAGCTCGCCCAACACGCCGGGGCTGCGCGATCTGCAGACAGCCGACGCGCTGCGCCCGATCCTGTCGGCCGTGCTGGCCGAGACCTCTACCCCGGTACTGGTCAAGATCGGGCCGGATCTGCCCGACGCTGATATCGACGACATCGCCGATCTGGCGGTCGAACTAGGGCTGGCCGGCATTGTCGCCACCAACACCACCGTGTCACGCGCCGGGCTGATTACTCCCGGAATCGACCGGTTCGGCGACGGTGGTGTCTCGGGCGTACCGCTGGCCCACCGGGCCAGCGAGGTGCTGCGCCGGCTCTATCACCGCGTCGGCGATCGGATCGTCCTGGTCAGTGTCGGCGGGATCGACACCGCCGACGATGCCTGGGAACGCATCACCGCGGGCGCGTCACTGCTGCAGGGCTACACCGGTTTCGTCTACGGAGGAGGCTTGTGGGCCAAGCACATTCACGACGACATCGCCCGGCGTTTGCGTATGGGCGGTTTCGCTTCGCTTGCCGAGGCGGTCGGCTCGGCCGCGCATCAGAACTAG
- a CDS encoding DUF5703 family protein yields the protein MTAARWSRLPADWHADLSDDYEWVPLRLPPEMTGISASTRLSIEAEYRGWELTRVRLYNDGSRRVLLRRKKSPVNRCADQPQL from the coding sequence TTGACCGCGGCGCGGTGGAGCAGGCTGCCCGCGGACTGGCACGCCGATCTGTCCGACGACTATGAGTGGGTGCCGTTGCGGCTGCCGCCGGAGATGACCGGGATCAGCGCCTCCACCCGGCTGTCCATCGAGGCGGAGTACCGCGGCTGGGAACTGACCAGGGTACGCCTCTACAACGACGGCAGCAGACGAGTGTTGCTGCGCCGCAAGAAGTCTCCCGTCAACCGGTGCGCTGACCAACCCCAGCTGTGA